In a single window of the Ancylobacter polymorphus genome:
- a CDS encoding Gfo/Idh/MocA family protein — translation MVKDPSGASKPVRVGVVGVGIMGYNHARVLIDLPGAEMVGVADPDQGQREKVAALLGCQAFASIDDLVANGAEALVIAAPTHLHHEVSLRAIEAGMHVLVEKPIAPTVAEAEAIVAAAKAKDVALVVGHVERFNPAVEAVKNAIRDEEILSIGITRVGPFPPRMSNVGVVIDLAVHDIDLICHFTGSHITEVQPQVKAAVAEREDIALLQFRTANGVLAHINTNWLTPFKARTVHVATRKKYVIGDLLTRQVTEYFDYKPDGSYSMRHLPVAYAEPLRLELLRFLEAVRGGSAPAVTGEDGVAAIAVAMRCLEALEPAPPAPTSAVPSPLRASVA, via the coding sequence ATGGTGAAGGACCCGAGCGGGGCTTCTAAGCCCGTTCGCGTCGGCGTCGTCGGCGTCGGCATCATGGGTTACAACCATGCCCGCGTGCTGATCGACCTGCCTGGCGCCGAGATGGTCGGCGTCGCCGATCCCGATCAGGGCCAGCGCGAGAAGGTGGCGGCACTGCTTGGCTGCCAGGCCTTTGCCAGCATTGACGACCTCGTGGCGAACGGAGCCGAGGCGCTGGTCATCGCCGCCCCGACCCATCTCCATCACGAAGTGTCGCTGCGCGCGATCGAGGCCGGCATGCATGTGCTGGTGGAAAAGCCGATCGCGCCCACAGTTGCCGAGGCGGAGGCGATCGTCGCTGCGGCCAAGGCGAAGGATGTGGCGCTGGTGGTCGGCCATGTCGAACGCTTCAACCCGGCGGTCGAGGCGGTGAAGAATGCGATCCGCGACGAGGAGATTCTCTCCATTGGCATTACCCGCGTCGGTCCGTTCCCGCCGCGCATGTCGAATGTCGGTGTGGTGATCGACCTTGCCGTGCATGACATCGACCTGATCTGCCATTTCACCGGCTCGCACATCACCGAGGTGCAGCCGCAGGTGAAGGCGGCGGTGGCCGAGCGCGAGGATATCGCGCTGCTGCAGTTCCGCACCGCCAATGGCGTGCTGGCGCACATCAACACCAACTGGCTGACCCCCTTCAAGGCGCGCACCGTGCATGTCGCCACCCGCAAGAAATACGTGATCGGCGACCTGCTCACCCGCCAGGTGACCGAGTATTTCGACTACAAGCCGGATGGCAGCTATTCCATGCGCCATCTTCCCGTCGCCTATGCCGAACCGCTGCGGCTTGAACTGCTGCGGTTCCTTGAGGCGGTGCGTGGCGGTTCGGCGCCGGCGGTGACAGGCGAGGATGGCGTGGCCGCGATTGCGGTCGCCATGCGCTGCCTTGAGGCGCTGGAGCCCGCGCCCCCCGCGCCGACCTCCGCCGTGCCGTCGCCCCTGCGCGCCAGCGTGGCATGA
- a CDS encoding DegT/DnrJ/EryC1/StrS family aminotransferase yields the protein MNSHVKTELAPIPFIDIAAQRARLGTRIDEAVARVLTHCRFINGPEVTEFEQQLATFAGAKHALACSSGTDALAMILMAWGIKAGDAVFCPAFTFCATAEVVPWVGATPVFVDILEDTFNMDPASLEAAIAVAKQKGLTPKVVVPVDLFGQPADMDAIEAIAKAHGLKVLCDTAQGFGATWNGRRTGSFGDATATSFFPAKPLGCYGDGGAVLTDDDELLPVLKSVREHGQGVDKYENVRLGMTGRLDTIQAAVLLEKLAIFEDEIAARQRIADRYNAALADVCTVPMVDPRASSVWAQYTIRLPHGVRDDLAAALQKEGVPTAVYYRIPMHRQPAYAHYPAAGNGLPVCEKLAGEVISLPMHPYLDEAAQERVIAAVRRALGA from the coding sequence ATGAATTCGCATGTGAAGACCGAGTTGGCGCCCATTCCTTTCATCGACATTGCCGCCCAGCGGGCGCGGCTTGGCACGCGCATCGACGAGGCGGTGGCACGGGTTCTCACGCATTGCCGGTTCATCAACGGCCCCGAGGTAACGGAATTCGAGCAGCAGCTCGCGACCTTCGCCGGCGCCAAACATGCGCTCGCCTGTTCCAGCGGCACAGACGCGCTGGCCATGATCCTCATGGCCTGGGGCATCAAGGCCGGTGACGCGGTGTTCTGCCCGGCCTTCACCTTCTGCGCCACGGCCGAGGTGGTGCCGTGGGTCGGGGCGACCCCGGTCTTCGTCGATATCCTCGAAGACACGTTCAATATGGACCCGGCCAGCCTGGAGGCCGCCATCGCGGTGGCGAAGCAGAAGGGGCTCACGCCGAAGGTGGTGGTGCCGGTCGATCTGTTCGGCCAGCCCGCCGACATGGATGCCATCGAGGCCATCGCCAAGGCGCATGGTCTCAAGGTGCTGTGCGACACGGCACAGGGCTTCGGCGCTACCTGGAACGGCCGGCGCACCGGCTCCTTCGGCGACGCCACCGCCACCAGCTTCTTCCCCGCCAAGCCGCTCGGCTGCTATGGCGACGGCGGTGCGGTGCTGACCGATGACGACGAACTTCTGCCGGTGCTGAAGAGCGTGCGCGAGCACGGGCAGGGCGTCGACAAATATGAGAATGTCCGCCTTGGCATGACCGGTCGGCTCGACACGATCCAAGCTGCGGTGCTGCTGGAAAAGCTCGCCATTTTCGAGGACGAGATCGCCGCACGGCAGCGCATCGCCGACCGCTACAATGCGGCGCTGGCCGATGTCTGCACGGTGCCGATGGTTGATCCGCGTGCGAGTTCGGTCTGGGCGCAGTACACGATCCGGCTGCCGCATGGCGTGCGTGACGATCTGGCGGCGGCGCTGCAGAAGGAAGGCGTGCCCACGGCGGTTTATTACCGCATTCCGATGCATCGCCAGCCGGCCTATGCGCATTATCCCGCCGCAGGCAACGGTCTGCCGGTGTGCGAGAAGCTGGCCGGCGAGGTGATCAGCCTGCCCATGCATCCCTATCTGGATGAGGCGGCGCAGGAGCGCGTCATCGCGGCAGTCCGCCGCGCGCTTGGCGCCTGA
- the murJ gene encoding murein biosynthesis integral membrane protein MurJ, protein MIRSIFTVGGWTLLSRLTGFVRDIVMAAVLGAGPMADAFYIAFRLPNHFRSIFAEGAFNTAFIPAYARVKTVEGEVKARRFADGILTGVVLVQLAILAIALLATDWVVATLAPGLSDDPGRFALTVDFTRITFPYLGLIAVVTLVGGVLNANDRFWAAAAASILLNVAMVGTLSVAGLFPTAGHAAAWGVLISGFLQLGLLVFDAERHGLGLRFGRPRLDPETRAFLIALGPAIIGSAGVQLAIFADTIIASFLPQGAVAALFYADRINQLPIGVVGIAAGIVLLPEMSRRIAAEDFDGARFAQSRAIELTLLLVLPFLAAALTIPEIIMRGLFMRGAFTPEAAAEAGATLAAYGIGLAPFVVVRAFMSPFYARGDTRTPVLATLGAAVINIGLKVLLMGTFAQVGLAFATSVGGWITVLVLALLARWRGYECGDAQLLRALPRLGLILAALAATLFATATVAPPWLSVLAHGRDETLLALCVAAGGAVYAVLALALFGRRYLVGLLRGRR, encoded by the coding sequence ATGATACGCAGCATCTTCACGGTCGGCGGCTGGACGCTGCTCTCGCGGCTCACCGGCTTCGTGCGCGACATCGTCATGGCGGCGGTGCTCGGCGCCGGACCGATGGCGGATGCCTTCTACATCGCCTTCCGCCTGCCCAACCATTTCCGCTCCATCTTCGCCGAGGGCGCGTTCAACACCGCCTTCATCCCGGCCTATGCGCGGGTGAAGACCGTGGAGGGCGAGGTGAAGGCGCGCCGCTTTGCCGATGGCATCCTCACCGGCGTGGTGCTGGTGCAGCTGGCCATCCTTGCCATCGCCCTGCTCGCCACCGACTGGGTGGTGGCGACGCTCGCGCCCGGCCTGTCGGACGATCCCGGCCGCTTCGCCCTCACCGTCGACTTCACCCGCATCACCTTCCCCTATCTCGGCCTCATCGCCGTGGTGACGCTGGTCGGCGGGGTACTGAACGCCAATGACCGCTTCTGGGCGGCAGCGGCGGCGTCCATTCTGCTCAACGTCGCCATGGTCGGCACGCTCAGCGTTGCCGGTCTGTTTCCCACCGCCGGCCATGCGGCGGCCTGGGGCGTTCTTATCTCCGGATTCCTGCAACTCGGGCTGCTGGTGTTCGATGCCGAGCGCCACGGCCTCGGCCTGCGCTTCGGACGGCCGCGGCTGGACCCGGAGACGCGCGCCTTTCTAATTGCTCTCGGCCCGGCGATCATCGGCTCGGCCGGCGTCCAGCTGGCGATCTTCGCCGACACCATCATCGCCTCCTTCCTGCCGCAGGGGGCCGTGGCGGCGCTGTTTTATGCCGACCGCATCAACCAGCTGCCCATCGGCGTGGTCGGCATCGCGGCGGGCATCGTGTTGCTGCCGGAAATGTCGCGCCGTATCGCGGCGGAGGATTTCGACGGCGCCCGCTTTGCCCAGTCACGGGCAATCGAGCTGACACTGCTGCTGGTGCTGCCCTTCCTCGCGGCGGCGTTGACCATCCCCGAGATCATCATGCGCGGGCTGTTCATGCGCGGCGCCTTCACGCCGGAGGCGGCCGCCGAAGCTGGTGCGACGCTGGCCGCCTATGGCATCGGGCTCGCGCCCTTTGTCGTGGTGCGGGCGTTCATGTCGCCCTTCTATGCCCGTGGCGACACGCGCACACCCGTGCTGGCGACTCTGGGGGCGGCGGTGATCAATATCGGCCTGAAAGTGCTGCTGATGGGCACGTTCGCCCAGGTGGGGCTGGCTTTCGCCACCTCCGTCGGCGGCTGGATCACTGTCCTGGTGCTCGCTTTGCTGGCGCGCTGGCGCGGCTATGAGTGCGGCGATGCGCAATTGCTGCGGGCCCTTCCGCGCCTGGGGCTGATCCTCGCCGCGCTGGCGGCGACCCTGTTCGCGACGGCCACCGTCGCACCGCCTTGGCTTAGTGTGCTGGCGCATGGCCGCGACGAGACGCTTCTGGCCTTGTGCGTCGCAGCGGGCGGAGCGGTCTATGCGGTTCTGGCCTTGGCGCTTTTTGGTCGCCGCTACCTTGTCGGCCTGCTGCGCGGGCGGCGCTGA
- a CDS encoding efflux RND transporter periplasmic adaptor subunit, with product MITALPRLSLAALSLAALALAGCSEQNQGQPAAAPPPPSVTVAHPTTRTITDYDEYVGRFAAVDLVNVYARVSGYLEKVAFTDGQLVKQGDLLFTIDKRPFQVAHDQAQANLQRAQAELDFATSDLQRAQTLIDDKTSNAISKQAYDQRLQSERTARASVAAAQAALQASQLDLDFTDLKAPVSGRIGDRKVSVGNLVTGGSGGTNTNTLLATIVSLDPIYFEFTYDEASYLRYQRMAKELGTKADSIPVKLGLIDEKGFPHEGKLDFVDNRISEDTGTIRGRATFANPDGTFTPGMFGRIEIPSSAPHEALLVSDVAIGTEQTRKFVYVMQPGDQPQAPQMKYVTLGRAYDGQRVVTSGLSKDDLVVVNGLMRIRPGAKVVGKLEAPAAPPAAGAAADTKPADGKASTTTTAN from the coding sequence ATGATCACCGCGCTGCCGCGTCTTTCCCTCGCTGCCCTCTCGCTCGCCGCCCTCGCGCTGGCGGGGTGCTCCGAGCAGAATCAGGGCCAGCCGGCGGCCGCTCCTCCGCCGCCATCCGTGACCGTCGCCCATCCGACGACGCGCACCATTACCGATTACGACGAATATGTCGGCCGCTTCGCCGCCGTCGATCTCGTCAATGTCTATGCGCGGGTTTCCGGCTATCTGGAAAAGGTGGCCTTCACTGACGGTCAGCTGGTGAAGCAGGGCGACCTCCTGTTCACCATCGACAAGCGACCCTTCCAGGTGGCGCATGATCAGGCGCAGGCCAATCTCCAGCGCGCCCAGGCGGAACTCGACTTCGCCACCTCCGACCTTCAGCGCGCCCAGACGCTGATCGACGACAAGACGTCCAACGCCATTTCCAAGCAGGCCTATGACCAGCGCCTGCAGAGCGAGCGCACGGCGCGGGCGAGCGTGGCGGCGGCGCAGGCGGCGCTGCAGGCCTCGCAGCTCGATCTCGATTTCACCGATCTGAAGGCGCCCGTGAGTGGCCGCATCGGCGACCGCAAGGTGTCGGTCGGCAACCTCGTCACCGGCGGCTCGGGCGGCACCAACACCAATACGCTGCTCGCCACCATCGTCTCGCTGGATCCGATCTATTTCGAGTTCACCTATGACGAGGCGTCCTACCTGCGCTACCAGCGCATGGCCAAGGAATTGGGCACCAAGGCGGATTCGATCCCGGTGAAGCTCGGACTGATCGATGAGAAGGGCTTCCCGCATGAGGGCAAGCTCGACTTCGTCGATAACCGCATCAGCGAGGATACGGGCACGATCCGCGGCCGCGCCACCTTCGCCAATCCGGACGGCACCTTCACCCCCGGCATGTTCGGCCGCATCGAGATTCCCTCGTCCGCCCCGCACGAGGCGCTGCTGGTTTCCGATGTCGCGATCGGCACCGAGCAGACCCGCAAATTCGTCTATGTGATGCAGCCGGGCGACCAGCCGCAGGCGCCGCAGATGAAATATGTCACCCTTGGCCGGGCCTATGACGGCCAGCGTGTCGTCACCAGCGGCCTCAGCAAGGACGACCTCGTCGTCGTCAATGGCCTGATGCGCATCCGTCCCGGCGCGAAGGTGGTGGGCAAGCTGGAAGCTCCGGCGGCTCCTCCCGCCGCCGGTGCGGCGGCCGACACCAAGCCGGCCGACGGCAAGGCATCCACCACGACCACCGCCAACTGA
- a CDS encoding efflux RND transporter permease subunit: MRFSHFFIDRPIFASVVSIVVMILGAVAFVSLPVAQYPDIAPPVVNVSGQYPGASAETVADTVVAPIEQQINGVEGMLYISSNSTADGRFSIAVTFDIGTDLDIAQVQVQNRVATATPRLPQDVQQIGVTVAKSSPDILMVVSLFSPDDSRDSLFISNYANLQIKDQLQRVPGVGSITVFGSRDYAMQVWLDPLKLQALNLTAGDVTAALQAQNLQVASGVLNAPPVPNQMGFQIAVRTLGRLSTPEQFGNIVVRETGNAVVRLRDVARIDIEAQDNSSISYFDSKPSVALGIFQLPGSNALATGEAIEAAIKEIAKGFPPGVAYSTAYNPTQFIAESVRAVEHTIMEAIVLVVIVVVLFLQSWRAAIIPILAIPVSLVGTFFIMSLFGFSLNNLSLFGLVLAIGIVVDDAIVVVESVEHNISTGLSPRDAAYKTMDEVGGALVAISLVLASVFIPSAFITGISGEFYRQFALTIAGSTLISLMVSLTLSPAMCALLLKPHKGPDHKPAWYARPFTGFFYYFNKGFDAVSGGYGWLTSKLVRVAVVVLLVYIAILAGGFQLFRTTPQGFIPAQDRGYLIVAAQLPGGAALSRTNEVMTKAAKEVLATPGVAHVVNIVGFSGATFTNAPNAGAMFVILGPAAERAQHPGQSAPAIQGTLFGKLASVEEAQMIVVMPPPVSGIGNAGGYRMMIEDRGGRGYQALQGAVYAMMGAANQTPGLKQVYSLFETSTPQLFLDIDRTKAQLLGVNIADVFSTLQTYIGSSYVNDFNLFGRTYRVQAQADAPYRLTSDDLLRLRVKNADGQLVPLGSFTTVNDISGPYRVPRYNLYPAAELDGDTMPGTSQGQAIQKMQQIAAQVLPDGFAFEWTTLAYQQVRAGNTAIFAFALGVVFVFLVLAAQYESLTLPLAVILIVPMCLIAAVVGIQIRGQDNNILSQVGFIVLIGLAAKNAILIVEFAKQLEDRGENRFVAATEAAKLRLRPIIMTSLAFIFGVVPLVIATGAGAELRQALGTAVFSGMIGVTVFGLLFTPTFYVVCRWLAGFGERRRARKAETPAAAPH; this comes from the coding sequence ATGCGATTCTCACACTTCTTCATCGATCGCCCGATCTTCGCCTCGGTGGTTTCCATCGTGGTGATGATCCTCGGCGCGGTCGCCTTCGTCTCCCTGCCTGTGGCGCAATATCCCGATATCGCCCCGCCGGTGGTCAATGTCAGCGGCCAATATCCCGGCGCCAGCGCCGAAACGGTGGCCGACACGGTGGTCGCGCCGATCGAGCAGCAGATCAATGGCGTTGAGGGGATGCTCTACATCTCCTCCAATTCGACCGCGGACGGGCGCTTCTCCATCGCCGTGACCTTCGATATCGGCACCGATCTCGATATCGCGCAGGTGCAGGTGCAGAACCGGGTCGCCACGGCGACACCGCGTCTGCCGCAGGACGTGCAGCAGATCGGCGTCACCGTCGCCAAGTCCTCGCCGGACATTCTTATGGTGGTCAGCCTGTTCTCGCCGGACGATTCCCGCGACTCGCTGTTCATCTCCAACTACGCCAATCTGCAGATCAAGGACCAGCTCCAGCGCGTGCCGGGCGTCGGCTCGATCACCGTCTTCGGCTCCCGCGACTACGCGATGCAGGTGTGGCTCGATCCCTTGAAGCTGCAGGCGCTGAACCTGACGGCGGGCGACGTGACCGCCGCGCTGCAGGCGCAGAACCTCCAGGTCGCCTCCGGCGTGCTGAACGCGCCGCCGGTGCCGAACCAGATGGGCTTCCAGATCGCGGTGCGTACGCTCGGCCGCCTCTCGACGCCCGAGCAGTTCGGCAACATCGTGGTGCGAGAGACGGGCAACGCCGTGGTGCGGCTGCGCGATGTGGCGCGGATCGACATCGAGGCGCAGGATAATTCCTCGATCTCCTACTTCGATTCCAAACCCTCCGTTGCGCTCGGCATCTTCCAGCTGCCCGGTTCCAACGCGCTCGCCACCGGCGAGGCGATCGAAGCGGCGATCAAGGAAATCGCCAAGGGTTTCCCGCCCGGCGTCGCCTATTCCACCGCCTACAACCCGACGCAGTTCATCGCCGAATCCGTGCGGGCGGTGGAACACACCATCATGGAAGCCATCGTTCTGGTGGTGATCGTGGTGGTGCTGTTCCTGCAAAGCTGGCGGGCGGCGATCATCCCCATCCTCGCCATTCCGGTGTCGCTGGTCGGCACCTTCTTCATCATGAGCCTGTTCGGCTTCTCGCTGAACAATCTCTCGCTGTTCGGCCTCGTGCTGGCCATCGGCATCGTCGTGGACGACGCCATCGTGGTGGTGGAGAGCGTGGAGCACAACATCTCCACCGGGCTCTCACCGCGCGATGCGGCGTACAAAACCATGGACGAGGTGGGCGGGGCGCTGGTGGCGATCTCGCTCGTGCTGGCCTCGGTGTTCATCCCCTCGGCCTTCATCACCGGCATTTCCGGCGAGTTCTACCGCCAGTTCGCGCTCACCATCGCCGGCTCGACGCTGATCTCGCTGATGGTGTCGCTCACGCTGTCGCCGGCCATGTGCGCGCTGCTGCTGAAGCCGCATAAGGGGCCAGACCACAAGCCGGCCTGGTACGCCCGGCCGTTCACCGGCTTCTTCTACTATTTCAACAAGGGCTTCGACGCGGTTTCGGGCGGCTATGGCTGGCTCACCAGCAAGCTGGTCCGTGTCGCCGTGGTGGTGCTGCTGGTCTATATCGCCATCCTCGCCGGTGGTTTCCAGCTGTTCCGTACCACGCCGCAGGGCTTCATTCCGGCGCAGGACCGTGGCTACCTCATCGTCGCGGCCCAGCTTCCCGGCGGCGCGGCGCTGTCGCGCACCAATGAGGTGATGACCAAGGCCGCCAAGGAGGTTCTCGCGACCCCCGGCGTGGCGCATGTGGTGAACATTGTCGGCTTCTCCGGCGCGACCTTCACCAATGCGCCCAATGCGGGCGCCATGTTCGTCATCCTTGGTCCCGCCGCCGAGCGCGCGCAGCATCCCGGCCAGTCCGCCCCGGCGATCCAGGGCACGCTGTTCGGCAAGCTCGCTTCAGTGGAGGAAGCGCAGATGATCGTCGTCATGCCGCCGCCCGTCTCGGGCATCGGCAATGCCGGCGGCTACCGGATGATGATCGAGGATCGCGGTGGGCGCGGCTATCAGGCGCTGCAGGGCGCGGTCTACGCCATGATGGGTGCGGCGAACCAGACACCGGGTCTGAAGCAGGTTTATTCGCTGTTCGAGACCTCGACGCCGCAGCTGTTCCTCGACATCGACCGCACCAAGGCGCAACTGCTCGGGGTCAACATCGCCGATGTGTTCTCGACGCTGCAGACCTATATCGGCTCGTCCTATGTCAACGACTTCAACCTGTTCGGCCGCACTTACCGCGTGCAGGCGCAGGCCGACGCGCCTTATCGCCTGACCTCGGACGATCTGCTGCGGCTGCGGGTCAAGAATGCGGACGGCCAATTGGTGCCGCTCGGCTCCTTCACCACGGTGAACGACATCTCCGGCCCCTACCGCGTGCCCCGCTACAATCTCTATCCGGCGGCGGAACTCGACGGCGACACCATGCCCGGCACCTCGCAGGGCCAGGCCATCCAGAAAATGCAGCAGATCGCCGCCCAGGTGCTGCCGGATGGCTTCGCCTTCGAGTGGACGACGCTGGCCTATCAGCAGGTGAGGGCGGGCAATACCGCGATCTTCGCCTTCGCGCTGGGCGTGGTGTTCGTGTTCCTGGTGCTGGCGGCACAGTATGAGAGCCTGACCCTGCCGCTGGCGGTGATCCTCATCGTGCCCATGTGTCTCATCGCGGCGGTGGTGGGCATCCAGATCCGGGGGCAGGACAACAACATCCTCAGCCAGGTCGGCTTCATCGTCCTCATCGGCCTCGCGGCAAAGAACGCGATCCTGATCGTTGAATTCGCCAAGCAATTGGAAGATCGGGGGGAAAACCGCTTCGTCGCCGCCACCGAGGCCGCCAAGCTGCGGCTTCGGCCGATCATCATGACCTCACTCGCCTTCATCTTCGGCGTCGTCCCCCTCGTCATCGCCACGGGCGCCGGTGCGGAGCTGCGGCAAGCCCTTGGGACGGCGGTGTTTTCGGGAATGATCGGCGTGACTGTCTTCGGTCTGCTGTTCACCCCGACCTTCTATGTCGTCTGCCGCTGGCTCGCCGGCTTCGGCGAGCGCCGCCGCGCCCGCAAGGCCGAGACGCCCGCCGCCGCGCCTCACTGA